In Alteromonas sp. RKMC-009, the genomic stretch AGCTTCTCTGCGGTGAAGTTCTTCACCAACGACTTCGATACCACTACTGAAGGTCTTGACGTTGTTGCTAACTACAGTCAGGACATGTTCGGCGGCGAGACTAAGTACTCTCTGGCATACAACTGGACTTCGACCACTGTAGACCAGGCGTCTGAGAACATCACACCAGAGCGTGTACGTATGCTTGAAGACAACCTGCCGGCAACCCGCTGGAGCTTCACTGCTAACCACACCAATGGTGACTGGCGCGTACTGGGTCGTGTGAACTACTACGGCAGCATCTTTGAAGATCACCTGGATTCAGGCTTACCAATCGATAACATCGGTTCTGAGCTGTCTCTGGATGTTGAAGTGGGTTACAGTGTAAGCGAAAACCTGCAACTGGTTGTCGGTGCGAAGAATGCGCTGGATGAATATCCGGACCGCAATACGCAGTATGACAATGAGATTGCCGGTGCAGCTTATCCGGTTACCTCTCCGCTGGGTATCAACGGTGGCTTCTACTACGTTCGCGGTATTTATACCTTCTAAGCGTAGCAAAGGGTTATAAAAAGGGGGCATCTGCCCCCTTTGTACCCTACTTAAGTATAAAAAATAATGCATGACTTCATGAGCAAAAAACTGGCATCATAGAGCGACTTGTAACGGTTTAGCTACATTGCCTGTAAAGAGATTATGTCCAACAAATCGACTATCGCCGCCACTTTTATAAAATACCGCACAAAGATGATGCGGGCGGTGAGTGCTATTGTCAGTTCGGATGATATTGAAGACATCGTGCAGGAAGCCTTCATTAAAAGTTATGAGGCTGAATTAAAACAGGAAATCCGCTATGAGCGGACCTACATGCTGAAAACGGCCAGAAATCTCGCGCTTAATCATGTGAACAGTGCGGCGAGCCAGTTAAACCAGCCGGTAGATGATATGGATATGCTTCCTCACGATTTAGTGGGTTACAGCCTTGAGAAGCATGTCGAAAGTAAAGAGCGCTTTATTCATTTTTGCAGAGCAACAGAATCCTTGTCGCCTGAAGTGAAGCGGGTGTTTTTATTAAAGAAAGTCTATGGCATGAGCCAGCGGGATATTGCAGATCTGACGGACCTGAGCGAAAGTACCGTCGAAAAACATGTAGCCAAAGGGCTATTGCAATGTTCACGTTTTCTGGCAGCCAGTGCCGGTACCGGTGCTAAAGGTACAACAGGGCAGACAAGATCAGGACAAACAAGTAGTTAAGCCATGAGTAATGTGAGCAAATTCACCAGTAAGGATGACATACACGAGGAAGCTTGCCTTTGGGTAAGCCGTATTGATCGTGGCTTAACCAGCGAAGAAACAGACACGCTCAGGGACTGGCTGAATGCCAGTCAGAGTCACCGCCGTATTTTATTTGACGTGGCGCGTGTCTGGGATGATTTAAGCGTGCTGAATGAATTAAAAGGCATGTTCCCCCTGCGTCCGCAGATTAAAGGGGAAACGGGCAAAGCCAGAAAAGTACTTCGCCAGGCACGCTGGAGCGTGGCAGCCGGTTTTCTGCTTATGGCAGCGGCCGCTGCCATGATGGTTGATTCTTACTGGCTGGGTCAGAATGACACCGGCTATCATCTGGCGCAACGTATTGGAACGGCCATTGGCGAACAGAAAACACTGACCTTAAATGATGGCTCAGTGGTGCACATGAACACTAACTCGGCTATTCAGATTAACTTTGACGGCGAGCGCCGCCTTATTGATTTAATTAAGGGCGAGGCACATTTCACTGTGGCTCACGACGCTTCCAGACCATTTACCGTAACAGCCGGCATAAATACGGTTACAGCCATTGGTACTGCTTTTAATATGCAGTACACAAACAACGAAGCATTTGAGCTGGTGGTGACAGAAGGTAAAGTGCTGGTGCAGGACAAACAAAATTCTGTGAGCCGGGAAGAAATTGCAGAAATGATTCAGAAAGGCAATGCATTTGGCAATCTGAAACTGCTCACTGCCGGCGAAAAAGCCAATGTCGACGGCGAACTCAGCGACCTTAAAAATCTCGATACCGATGCAATGGAACAGGACCTGGCCTGGCAACAGGGTATGATTGTGTTTAAAGGCGAGGCGCTGGAAGATGCTTTACGTGAAATTGAACGTTACACCGCTGTTGATTTTACCATTGAAGGTGAAGCGCTGAAGCAGAAGCGGGTTGCCGGATATTTCAAAGTGGGCGACATCAGTGGCTTATTGTCGGCGTTGAAGAACAGCTTCCACATTGAACATAAACGTGTTGACGCGATGACCATTCAGTTGTCTGAACAACAGGGATAACACAATTTACACTGCCCGCTAAGACGGGCAGTGTTGTATTTAACGCTTTGACTGTCATATGAATATTCCGGAGAAATAATACCGGGTCCGCCGTTTAACCCTATATTTCCGCTTTATACTCTTTATTCCCACTTTTCCTGCTGTTTCCATATTGTGTAAAAGCACAGAATTCTGTAGCGTTGCGTATAAAGGAAGTGATCCGGCAAGGCGGGAAAATATTTAACTGAGCGGTTTGATGTTTTCGCCGCTATTATTGTATCGGGTTCTGGTTTTACTATTATTAACGAATAAAAGAAAAGTAGTTGTGTTGCTAAACGTCCTGTTTACTCACAAAAATAACAATAAAACGGGCTGAAAACGGGCCCCCCGGTATGGGTGGCGGTTTTTTTTACAACACAGATATAGTCGACAGTCAGATTTTCATGCGCAAAACACTTCTTCGCTTATCGCTAATCCGCGTGTTGACTGCTGCAAGCTTTTGCGCAGCCAGTTATACCGCGCCTGTGTTTGCGCAGCAAAAAATCGATTTTGATATTCCCCCTCAAAGTGCAGACGCTGCTCTCACTGAATTTGCCAAACAGGCAAATACCACATTACTTTTCCCCTACGAACTGGCAGAGAAAGTCCGCGCCAATGGACTTACCGGCTCGTTTACTTTGCAGGAAGGGTTATTGCAGCTGCTCCGCGGCACCGCACTTGCTGTACAGATTGACGCAACCGGCATGTTAACGGTGAAAGCGGTCAACGAGCTGAAAACACCGCCACCGCGCCCGCCACGCCCCAGAGTCAATGACGATATTGGTTTTTCTATTGAACGGATTGCTATTGTGGGCACCCGCAGTGCGCCACGTTCAGTTGTTGAATCTCCGGTACCTTTAGACATTATTGCCGGAGATGCACTGCAGGCGCAGGGCAGCACAGATGTATTAACCATGCTGGCCGGCGTGGTGCCGTCGCTGAATGTTAACGACCAGCCCATTAACGATGCCGCCAGTCTTGTCCGCCCGGCAAACCTGCGGGGAATGGCGGCTGATCACACGCTGGTATTGTTGAATGGCAAACGCAGACACCGTTCTGCAGTGATCACATTTTTAGGCGGCGGGCTGTCAGACGGCGCTCAGGGACCGGATATTTCAGTGCTGCCGGCAGGCGCCATGCGTCAGGTGGAAGTACTGCGCGACGGCGCTGCTGCGCAATATGGCTCTGATGCGATCGCCGGTGTTATCAACTTTGTACTGGATAACCGCCGTGAGGGCGGGTATGTCGCCGGCAAAACCGGACAGTATTACGAAGGTGACGGAGAAAGCGTGCAGTTGCAGGCGAATACCGGTCTGGCACTGGGTGACGGTTTTTTTAACATTACGGCAGAATATCAGCAGCAGAATGCGACCAGCCGGTCTGTGCAGCGCTCTGATGCACTGGCACTGACCGAAGCCGGCAATCCCTATGTTACTGACCCCTCGCAAATCTGGGGCGCGCTGGATGTGGGCAGTGATATGAAACTGGCTTTTAATGCCGGCGTGCCTTTGGATGATCACACTGAATTGTATTTTTTCGGCACCGCGGCACGGCGTGCTGTAGATGGCGGCTTCTATTACCGCCATCCGCATACCCGGCTGGGTGTGTTCAGTGATCCGGAGTCGTCAGAGAATAAACTGTTAGTTGCCGATAAAGACGGCATAGGACAGGGGATAGCCTGCCCGGATATTTTCATTACCGGCGCAAATGTGCTGGACAATCCTGCTTATCAGCTGATTGCGGATAATACTACGCCTACAGGGGCAAACTGTTTTGCATTTAATGAGTGGTTCCCGGGTGGTTTTACTCCCCGCTTCGGGGGCGTGATCAAAGACGGGTCTTTATTCGCAGGGGTTCGGGGCGAACTGAACAAGCACTGGCTATTTGATCTCAGTGGCAGCGTCGGATACTCCAATGTGCGTTTTCGACTGGAAAACACGGTCAACCCGTCCCTGGGCGATGCGTCTCCTTTGTCCTTTTCCCCCGGCGCAGTAAGCCAGGTCGAGCGGACGGTAAATCTTGATTTTTCCCGCTTCTATGATGGCTGGACGTCCAAACCGGCCAGCGTGGCTGTCGGCTTCGAATGGCGTCGGGAAACCTACGGTCAAATCGCCGGCGATGAGGCATCGTGGGTGGAAGGGCCTTTTGCCAACGACGCTTCCCGCAACGATTCCGCCGGCTTCAGTGTGGGGTCCAATGGCTTTCCCGGCTATCAGCCTATGTCTGCGGGCCACTGGAGTCGTCACAACTGGGCCATGTATGCAGATCTGGAGTTACATCTGACTGAAGATTTGCAGGTAGCAACGGCGTTGCGTGGAGAGCATTTTTCAGATTTCGGCTCAACGCTGGACGGCAAGATTAATCTGCGGTATGTCCTCAACGATGTGATTTCTTTTCGCAGCTCGCTGAGTACCGGTTTTAAAGCGCCTACGGTAGGGCAGAGCAACGTCATTAATATTACCACTGCCTATGCCTCTTCCGGTCTGGAAGATCAGGCAACCCTGCCGCCTACCCATCCTATTTCCGTGCAACTGGGAGCAGAACCTCTGACGCCGGAAGAGTCTGTGAACGGTAGTGTGGGCTTTGTCGCTTTTTGGGATGAAGATTTTTACCTCACGCTGGACTATTTCAATATCCGTCTGCAGGACAGAATAAGTACAACATCTGCCATCCCTCTTACTGACAGTGATATCGACCTGCTGTTAAGTCAGGGTAACCGTGAAGCGGATAATTTTAATGCGATAAAGTTTTTTGCCAATGATTTCGATACCGAAACACAGGGTATAGATGTAGTAGTGAATTACCGTTTTGATGTCGCCGGTATTACCCATGCGCTTACTACCTCGATGAACTGGACTGACACCAAAGTGAAGCGGTTATCAGCATTCCCGCAACGAAACCGTGACGGTGAAGTGGTACTGGTACCCAGTCTTACCCCACAGCGGGTCAGAATGCTGGAAGATAACCTGCCAGCTGTCCGGGTAACCAGCACGTTAAAACAGCACTGGCAGGCCTGGTCACTGTTGTGGCGCCTGAAATATTATGGTGGTTTTTATGAGGATCATGTAGACGCCGCAGCAGACATGGACATTAACAGTGGCAGTATGATTACGCTGGATACAGAAATGAGCTGGCATTATTCAGAAAATCTGACCTTCGCGTTAGGCGCATCTAATCTGTTTAATACGTATCCGGACCGGAATCCATACAGTGAGGTCGTCGGCGCGTTGTATCCGCCTACAGCGCCGTCCGGCATCAATGGTGGTTTTTATTATCTGCAGTCGCGATACGACTTTTAAGAAAGAAAGGGAAGAATAAACGTCAGAGAAGTGTGACTATGAGGATCAGCACACTTCTTTGAAAAGAGATTCATCGACAATGGTCGAATCGATAATTTGCTGGGCCATCTGAATGCATTTTCCGCACTGGTTTCCCAGTTCCAAATGCTGACGCAGTTCACGGATGTTACCCACACCGTCCTGTTCCACTGCATTCATGATGTCTTTATCCGTCACGCCGTAACACATACAAACGAACATACAACAAACCTTATTAACTTCAACGTGAATGATAATAGTTGTTATTTGTATAATTAGCAATACTTCTGCAACAATCTTTCGATTAATCTTTAGTCTACATTAAGAAAACAAAGGGATTTATTTTTGATTTAGGCCTGAAAAACCTTGGCTTTCAGATAACTGCACCTATATTGGTTATGCCTGCGGGCAAACAGATAATATTTAAAAGATTAATGGAGCGAACAATGAGCGTACTGGTAGGCCGTCCGGCCCCTGACTTTACTGCAGCAGCTGTTTTAGGAAGTGGTGAAATTGTAGATTCTTTCACGTTAAGTGAAGCTATCAAAGGTAAGAAAGCCGTTGTGTTCTTTTACCCTCTGGACTTCACTTTCGTATGTCCTTCTGAGCTGATCGCATTTGATAAGCGTTATGAAGAATTCCAGAAGCGCGGCGTGGAAGTGATCGGTGTTTCTATCGATTCTCAGTTCTCACACAATGCGTGGAGAAATACACCGGTAAATCAGGGCGGTATTGGTCCGGTTAAGTACACTCTGGTTGCTGACGTTAAGCACGAAATTTGTCAGGCCTACGATGTGGAACATCCTGAAGCGGGTGTTGCTTTCCGTGGTTCATTCCTGATTGATGCTGAAGGTAACGTACGTCACCAGGTCGTTAACGATCTGCCTCTGGGCCGCAACATTGATGAGATGCTGCGTATGGTTGACGCGCTGACGTTCAATGAAGAGCACGGTGAAGTATGTCCTGCTGGCTGGACTGAAGGTAAAGCGGGTATGGATGCATCTCCTGCCGGTGTTGCTAAATACCTGTCTGAAGAAGCAGACAAGCTGTAAGCAAAGCCTGAAATACCGGAAAACGCCGCACGGAG encodes the following:
- a CDS encoding RNA polymerase sigma factor gives rise to the protein MSNKSTIAATFIKYRTKMMRAVSAIVSSDDIEDIVQEAFIKSYEAELKQEIRYERTYMLKTARNLALNHVNSAASQLNQPVDDMDMLPHDLVGYSLEKHVESKERFIHFCRATESLSPEVKRVFLLKKVYGMSQRDIADLTDLSESTVEKHVAKGLLQCSRFLAASAGTGAKGTTGQTRSGQTSS
- a CDS encoding FecR family protein, with the translated sequence MSNVSKFTSKDDIHEEACLWVSRIDRGLTSEETDTLRDWLNASQSHRRILFDVARVWDDLSVLNELKGMFPLRPQIKGETGKARKVLRQARWSVAAGFLLMAAAAAMMVDSYWLGQNDTGYHLAQRIGTAIGEQKTLTLNDGSVVHMNTNSAIQINFDGERRLIDLIKGEAHFTVAHDASRPFTVTAGINTVTAIGTAFNMQYTNNEAFELVVTEGKVLVQDKQNSVSREEIAEMIQKGNAFGNLKLLTAGEKANVDGELSDLKNLDTDAMEQDLAWQQGMIVFKGEALEDALREIERYTAVDFTIEGEALKQKRVAGYFKVGDISGLLSALKNSFHIEHKRVDAMTIQLSEQQG
- a CDS encoding TonB-dependent receptor plug domain-containing protein; the protein is MRKTLLRLSLIRVLTAASFCAASYTAPVFAQQKIDFDIPPQSADAALTEFAKQANTTLLFPYELAEKVRANGLTGSFTLQEGLLQLLRGTALAVQIDATGMLTVKAVNELKTPPPRPPRPRVNDDIGFSIERIAIVGTRSAPRSVVESPVPLDIIAGDALQAQGSTDVLTMLAGVVPSLNVNDQPINDAASLVRPANLRGMAADHTLVLLNGKRRHRSAVITFLGGGLSDGAQGPDISVLPAGAMRQVEVLRDGAAAQYGSDAIAGVINFVLDNRREGGYVAGKTGQYYEGDGESVQLQANTGLALGDGFFNITAEYQQQNATSRSVQRSDALALTEAGNPYVTDPSQIWGALDVGSDMKLAFNAGVPLDDHTELYFFGTAARRAVDGGFYYRHPHTRLGVFSDPESSENKLLVADKDGIGQGIACPDIFITGANVLDNPAYQLIADNTTPTGANCFAFNEWFPGGFTPRFGGVIKDGSLFAGVRGELNKHWLFDLSGSVGYSNVRFRLENTVNPSLGDASPLSFSPGAVSQVERTVNLDFSRFYDGWTSKPASVAVGFEWRRETYGQIAGDEASWVEGPFANDASRNDSAGFSVGSNGFPGYQPMSAGHWSRHNWAMYADLELHLTEDLQVATALRGEHFSDFGSTLDGKINLRYVLNDVISFRSSLSTGFKAPTVGQSNVINITTAYASSGLEDQATLPPTHPISVQLGAEPLTPEESVNGSVGFVAFWDEDFYLTLDYFNIRLQDRISTTSAIPLTDSDIDLLLSQGNREADNFNAIKFFANDFDTETQGIDVVVNYRFDVAGITHALTTSMNWTDTKVKRLSAFPQRNRDGEVVLVPSLTPQRVRMLEDNLPAVRVTSTLKQHWQAWSLLWRLKYYGGFYEDHVDAAADMDINSGSMITLDTEMSWHYSENLTFALGASNLFNTYPDRNPYSEVVGALYPPTAPSGINGGFYYLQSRYDF
- a CDS encoding (2Fe-2S)-binding protein, whose protein sequence is MFVCMCYGVTDKDIMNAVEQDGVGNIRELRQHLELGNQCGKCIQMAQQIIDSTIVDESLFKEVC
- a CDS encoding peroxiredoxin, producing MSVLVGRPAPDFTAAAVLGSGEIVDSFTLSEAIKGKKAVVFFYPLDFTFVCPSELIAFDKRYEEFQKRGVEVIGVSIDSQFSHNAWRNTPVNQGGIGPVKYTLVADVKHEICQAYDVEHPEAGVAFRGSFLIDAEGNVRHQVVNDLPLGRNIDEMLRMVDALTFNEEHGEVCPAGWTEGKAGMDASPAGVAKYLSEEADKL